In one Terriglobia bacterium genomic region, the following are encoded:
- a CDS encoding ABC transporter ATP-binding protein translates to MALLEIKNVSKRFGGLKAVTDVNMSVETGEIAFIVGPNGAGKTTLFNLITSVHQADAGQIVFDGHDITHSSPNTAAKLGIGRTFQIVKPLRNLTVLENTMLGAFLRTSSPAAAEREAAKVLQFLGMGKVMHLAARGMGLPMMKRLEIARALATKPRLILLDEVVAGLPTVEALALADLLKRLPEWGIAAIGGVEHVMQVVMKIADRVVVLDHGIKIAEGKPQDVVHHPAVIEAYLGSKYKELLK, encoded by the coding sequence ATGGCGCTTTTGGAAATCAAGAACGTCAGCAAGCGATTCGGCGGGCTCAAGGCTGTCACCGACGTCAACATGTCGGTCGAGACGGGCGAGATTGCCTTCATCGTCGGGCCCAACGGCGCCGGCAAGACTACCCTGTTCAACCTGATCACCAGTGTGCACCAGGCGGATGCAGGCCAGATCGTCTTCGACGGCCACGACATCACGCACTCCTCGCCCAATACGGCGGCTAAGCTGGGCATCGGGCGAACGTTCCAGATCGTCAAACCGCTGCGCAACTTGACGGTGCTGGAAAACACCATGCTGGGAGCGTTCCTGCGTACTTCGTCGCCAGCCGCGGCCGAGCGGGAGGCGGCGAAGGTCCTGCAGTTCCTTGGCATGGGGAAGGTCATGCACTTGGCGGCTCGTGGCATGGGGCTGCCCATGATGAAGCGCCTGGAAATCGCGCGCGCGCTGGCGACCAAGCCCAGGCTGATCCTATTAGATGAAGTCGTGGCCGGCCTGCCGACGGTAGAGGCGTTGGCGCTGGCAGACTTGCTGAAGCGCCTGCCGGAATGGGGCATCGCTGCCATCGGCGGCGTGGAGCACGTCATGCAGGTGGTGATGAAGATCGCCGACCGCGTGGTCGTGCTCGATCACGGTATCAAGATCGCCGAAGGCAAGCCGCAGGACGTGGTACACCACCCGGCGGTCATCGAGGCCTACCTGGGTTCGAAGTACAAGGAACTTCTGAAATGA
- a CDS encoding ABC transporter ATP-binding protein: MSDHGNAPLLEMSDVEAAYGDFQALFNITLTVNRGEIVTLIGANGAGKTTTLRVISGLLRAKKGSVRFEGQEISKTPAHQIVARGISHVPEGRQLFPYMTVEEHLVLGAYIDRTRPKIPQLLDEQYAIFPRLKERRKQAAGTLSGGEQQMLAIARGLMSEPKLLLLDEPSLGLAPKLVDEVFQKIQQIGEKGVTVMVVEQNVVDGLSVSSRGYVVENGAILLQGASSDLLNNAQVRAAYLGL, from the coding sequence ATGAGCGACCACGGGAACGCGCCGCTGCTGGAGATGAGTGACGTCGAGGCCGCGTACGGCGACTTTCAGGCGCTGTTCAACATCACCCTGACGGTCAACCGCGGCGAGATTGTTACCCTGATCGGCGCCAACGGCGCGGGCAAGACCACCACCCTGCGCGTGATCAGCGGCTTGCTGCGGGCCAAGAAGGGATCCGTGAGATTCGAAGGCCAGGAAATCAGCAAGACCCCGGCGCACCAGATCGTGGCGCGCGGCATCAGCCATGTACCCGAAGGTCGGCAACTGTTTCCTTACATGACGGTCGAAGAACACTTGGTGCTGGGCGCCTATATTGACCGCACGCGGCCCAAGATCCCGCAGTTGCTGGATGAGCAGTATGCGATCTTTCCCAGATTGAAGGAGCGGCGCAAGCAGGCGGCGGGCACGCTGTCGGGCGGCGAGCAGCAGATGCTGGCCATCGCGCGCGGCCTGATGTCGGAACCGAAGTTGCTTCTGCTCGATGAACCGTCGCTCGGCTTGGCGCCCAAGCTGGTGGACGAAGTCTTCCAGAAGATTCAGCAGATCGGCGAGAAGGGCGTCACGGTAATGGTGGTCGAGCAAAACGTGGTGGACGGCCTCAGCGTCTCCTCACGCGGGTACGTGGTGGAGAATGGCGCCATCCTGCTGCAGGGCGCATCCAGCGATCTACTTAACAACGCGCAGGTGCGGGCGGCCTACCTTGGACTTTAA
- a CDS encoding BlaI/MecI/CopY family transcriptional regulator, producing MPPRKSPTLTEAELRLMNVLWQKGSATVQQVLDALLPKPTLAYNSVLTTIRILENKGYVKHVKNGRAHVYMPLVGRKEATRFEIRHLVNRFFKNSHELLVLNILQDESIDEAELTRLRELLEPEGGSAKEQ from the coding sequence TTGCCCCCGAGAAAGTCTCCAACCTTAACTGAAGCCGAGCTGCGACTGATGAACGTGCTCTGGCAGAAGGGCTCGGCGACCGTGCAGCAAGTGCTCGATGCGTTGCTGCCCAAGCCTACTCTGGCGTACAACTCTGTCCTGACCACCATCCGTATTCTCGAGAATAAAGGTTACGTAAAGCACGTCAAGAATGGCCGCGCGCACGTCTACATGCCGCTGGTCGGGCGCAAGGAGGCCACGCGCTTTGAAATTCGCCACTTGGTGAACCGTTTTTTCAAGAACTCGCACGAGTTGCTGGTGTTGAACATATTGCAAGACGAAAGCATTGACGAGGCGGAGCTGACGCGCCTGCGGGAGTTGCTGGAACCCGAAGGCGGCAGCGCCAAGGAACAATGA